The genomic DNA CTGGCCCTGGGCCAGCCCCTGAGCAGCCTGGGGCCGGCCGCCACCGACCCCTACGTGCTCACCAACCGCCAGGTGCGCCTGCAAGACAACCGCATCACGGGCCACGTGGTGCACGTGGACCACTTCGGCAACCTGATTACCAACATCTCGCGCGAGGCGGTGGAGGTGGTGGGCCGGGGCCGGCCGGCGGCCGTGCATTTTGGCCGCGAGGTGGTGCGCGAGCTGCGCCCGCACTTCGCCGCCGCCCCGCCCGGCGAAATCGTGTGCACCTTCAACCCCCAGGGCTGCCTGTGCGTGGCCATCAATCAGGGCCACGCCAGTGAGCTGCTGGGTCTGTATTTCGACTCGCAGGTCGATGTGCGCTTCACGGGCGAATGAGCCGATTTCGCGCCCCCTACCCCTCTCTGCCTATGCTGCTTCGCATCGTTCGCCTACCCCTGCTGCCCGAGCAGGTGCCCGATTTTTTGATGCTCTTTCGCCAGTCCGAAGCCCGCATCCGGCAGCAGCCGGGCTGCCAGCACCTGGAGCTGTGGCAGGATGCCGACCAGCCGCATATTTACTGCACTTATAGCCACTGGGCCGATGCCGAGGCCCTGAACGCCTACCGCCGCTCGGCGCTTTTTGGCGAGGTGTGGCCCGCCACCAAGCGGCTGCTGGCGGCCCCGGCGCAGGCCTTCTCGGTGGTTCGGGCGGGGTAGAGAATGTGGGGTAAGCTTCCGCTTGCCGAAAAAGCGTAGGGTAGGCTTTAGCCTGCCGTTTGGCGGTGGAAAGTGTCGGGGCGACGTTTTTTTACGTTACGACAAGCTGAAGCTTATCACACCCCTTATGAACTACTTCACTTTTTACGGCCTGCCCGAAGGCTTTTTGCTCGATGAGGCCACCCTCAAAACCAAATACTACCAACTCAGCCGCGAGCTGCACCCTGACTTCCACGCCCAGGAAACTCCCGCCGCCCAGGCCGAAGCCCTGCATCTAAGCACTTTAAATACCGACGCCTACCGCACCCTCGCCGACCCCGACCGGCGCATGGCTTACCTACTCGGCCAGCACGGTTTATTGGAAGAAGGCAGTGCGCAAAATCAGCTTCCCGCCGATTTCCTGATGGAAGTAATGGACTTGAATGAGCAGCTTATGGAGCTGGAAATGGAGCCCGACCCCACCGCCACGGCCACGCTGGAAACCGAAGTAACGGCCCTGGC from Hymenobacter psoromatis includes the following:
- a CDS encoding antibiotic biosynthesis monooxygenase, which gives rise to MLLRIVRLPLLPEQVPDFLMLFRQSEARIRQQPGCQHLELWQDADQPHIYCTYSHWADAEALNAYRRSALFGEVWPATKRLLAAPAQAFSVVRAG
- a CDS encoding co-chaperone Hsc20 gives rise to the protein MNYFTFYGLPEGFLLDEATLKTKYYQLSRELHPDFHAQETPAAQAEALHLSTLNTDAYRTLADPDRRMAYLLGQHGLLEEGSAQNQLPADFLMEVMDLNEQLMELEMEPDPTATATLETEVTALADTLDAGIQPVLAGYAALPPDHRPAALAQVKTYYLKKRYLLRLRQQLATFAARP